The region TCGATGACAGACGCGCAGCCACGCGTCTGGGCGCAGAGCCGATGGAGGGCCCGAGACTCCCGCTCCCGGCCGCGATCACCCTCCGCCGACACCTCTGCGGGAGCGCATCCGTGACCTTCAATTGCCCCGACCAATCGGCGGAGCGGCATTGGAGCATCCCTCTGCAAGCCCAGTCCGATACGTCCCGTCGAGGGCACGAACGATCCCTTCGCCTCTCCGGTTCCTGGCCCCGGGTGCACCGGTCGCCCTTCACGAAAAACCTATAGAAGAGCACTCGACAGCAAAATGCTTCTCACTCTCAATTAAAGCAAATAGTCATGCCTCCTAAAAGCAAATTATTCATGCCTCCGGGGGAACCGCCATTGGGGCATTCCACCAGTTATTGACTCATTCCCACAGGGGGGATGCGCGGGATGGAAAGCGGTACGGGGCGCGGACGGCGGGGGGGGCGTCCTGCAGCGCGAGGGAGGTGGGGGGATGACGCGGAAGCAGGCGATGAACGGCACGACGTGGAACAGGGTCGCATCGAACGGGCGTTCAGGATGTTCCAGGACCGGCTGGTGAAGGAGATGAGGCTGCGCGGCGTCTCGGACGATCGAGGAGGCGAACAGGTTCCTCGACTGGTATCTGCCCCGGTACAACAAGAGGTTCAGCGTCGCTCCGCAAGAGGCGGCGGACCTTCACAAGCCCGTCCCCGCGGATGTCGATCTTTGGAGCGTCCTGTCGGTGAAGACGGTCCGCGCGCTCCGCAACGACTTCACCATCGCCCACGACCGGAAGCTGTATCAGATACAGGATCGCGTGCGCGCCAGGACGCGTACAGTCGAGGAGCGGCTCGACGGCTCGATGGCGATCACGCACAGGAGGCGGGCGCTGAGGTTCAGGGAGATTGCCGCAAGGCCGGAACGGACGAGACAACCTGCGGCCGGATCGTCGAAGCCGGCGCAGGCGCACGTTCCTCCCGCGGATCATCCATGGCGCGGACATATGCTGCCCGGCGGCTGGCGTGTGGCCTCATCGCGCCGGGATGGCGCATCCCGGGACAATACGGCCGGGCAGAGACGAGCGAAGAACGGAGCGGACCGACAAGTTTTTCGGTTCGGCCCCCTAGGGGGCCAAGGGAAGATGCACTCTCCACGGAGTGAATCTCAAAACCGGACATTTTAACTTTGCTAGAAATAGGACATTTTAGCTTTGCTATTACAACGGCGACGTTTGTGCTTGCCGGCGCGTGCGCGCTTTACTAAAATCCGCTTCTTTACCGGCGACCGCGGGGCGTGTGCCCCCCCCGATTGAAAGGGGAGCTTCTCATGTCGTTCGACAGGAAGATCGATTCGACGCTTCGGGCGAAGCTCGGGGCCGCCGACTACAACCGGCTCGCGGCGATTTCCAACACCCGCCTCCATCGCTTCGTGGCGGATGCGATAGCCCTGTGCGATCCGGAAACCGTCGTCGTGCCGGACGACTCCTCCGCCAGCCTCGCGCAGACGAGGCGCAGGGCGGTCGAGGCGGGCGAGGAGACCCCGCTCGCGGTTGACGGGCACACCGTGCATTTCGACGGGATGCAGGATCAGGGGCGCGACCGGGAGGCCACGAGGTACCTCGTGCCCCCGGGCGATGTCCTCTCGCCCTCCCTCAAACAGATCGGGCGCGAGGAGGGGCTCGCGGAGGTGAATGATCTCCTCCGCGGGGCGATGCGCGGGCGCGCGATGATCGTCCGGTTCCTCTCGCTCGGGCCCTCCGGCTCGGCGTTCGGCATCCCATGCGTCGAGATCACCGACTCATGGTATGTCTCCCACTCGCTTGACCTGCTCTACCGCCAGGGGTACGAGCAGTTCAAGCGGCTCGGCGCGAAGGCGGAGTTCTTCGCGACGCTCCACTCCGCGGGGAGATTGGATGAGAGGATGGTCAGCGCGGAGCCGGCGAAGAAGCGCATCTACATCGACTACTCGACCGACACCGTCTACAGCGTCAACACGCAATATGCCGGGAACACCGTCGGCCTCAAGAAGCTCGCCCTCCGGCTCGCCGTCCGCCGGGCGGATCGCGAGGGGTGGCTCGCCGAGCATATGCTGCTGATGGGCGTCCGCGGGCCCGGGGGGAGGAAGACGTACCTGGCGGGGGCGTTTCCCAGCGCCTGCGGGAAGACCTCGACGGCGATGCTCCCCGGGGAGACGATCCTGGGGGACGACATCGCGTACTTCCGCGCGATCAGGGGTGTGTGTCGGGCGGTCAACGCCGAATCGGGCATCTTCGGCATCATCCAGAACGTCACCGCGAAGGACGATCCGGCGATCTGGGAGGTGCTCACGAAGCCCGGGGAGGTCATCTTCTCCAATGTCCTCGTCAACGGCGGCACGCCGTACTGGCTCGGGATGGGTCGGGAGATCCCGAATGAGGGCGTCAATTATTCCGGCCCCTGGCGCAGGGGGACGCGGGACGCCGCCGGCGCGGAGATCCCCCCCGCCCACAAGAACGCCCGCTACGCCGTGGCGCTCAGGGCGCTCTCGAACTGCGATGCCGCCCTCGACGACCCGGCGGGCGTCGAACTGCGCGGAATCATGTACGGGGGGCGCGACGCGAAATCGTACGTCCCGGTCCAGCAGGGATTCGACTGGGAGCACGGTATCGTCGCATACGGAGCGGCGCTTGAGACCGAGACGACGTTCGCCATCATCGGGCAGGAGGGTATCTCCGAGATCAACCTGATGAGCATCCAGGACTTCGTATCCATACCGCTCGGCCGGTACGTGCGCAACAACCTCGAGTTCGGGAAGAAGCTGACGCGGCCGCCCGCCGTCTTCGGCGTGAACTACTTCCTGCGCGACCGGGAGGGGCGGTTCACCAACGGGGTTCGCGACAAGCGCGTCTGGGTGAAGTGGATGGAACTGCGGGTGCACGGGGAGGCGGACGCGCTGCGCACGCCCACCGGGTGGATCCCCTGCCTCTCGGACCTCCAGCGGCTGTTCCCCTCCGTGACCGGCCAAGAGTACACCGCCGAAGCGTACCGGGCGCAGTTCACCCTGCGTGTGCCGGAGAACCTCGCCAAGATGGACCGGGTCGAGAGGTTCTACCGGGAGCACGTCGCGGACACGCCGCCGGAGGTGTACCGCGTCCTCGCGGGGCAGCGGGAGCGTCTGCTCGAGGCGCAGGAGCGTTTCGGCGACTACATCAGCCCCGAGGCGTGGCGGTAGCGCGTGGGGGTGGGGTCAGCAGCAGGTGGGGTCAGCGGGTGGGGTCAGGCCCTTATTTATTAGTTTAGCTGCGCTAAACTAATAAATAAGGGCCTGACCCCATGCTGTTTCTAAACTAATAAATAAGGACCTGACCCCACTGACCCCACGCTGTTTCGCCGCGTGGATCTCGGCAACCGAATCGGTGCCTTTTCTGCGTGCTGCGGCTCCCTTCCCTTCCGCCCTACTGCACGATCACGTTCTGCACGCTCGCGTACCCCTCGATCGGCATGAGCGGGTCGAGGTTCGCCGGGCAGAGCTCGACGACTATCGTGTACTCCCCCGCGATGCCGGGCGGGATCGTCAGGTTCAGCAGTGGCCCCGTGTACACGGCGGGGAGGCCCGGGATGTCCTGGACGAGCGGCTCGGTGCCCTCCCTGAGCGCCGTCGGGTTGCCGAAGGTGAACGACCACGCCGAGGCGCCGGGGCCGAAGATGCAGCCCCACGCGTCGAATGCCTGCGCGAGCGGCTGCACCTCCACGTCCACAGTGAAGACGTCCCCGGCCGCGAGCGAGGTGCCGCTGAGCGTCACGACGAGGCCCTGCGGGACGGGCGGGGCGACGACGTAGCGCTCGGAGGTGGTGAGGGCGTTGTTGTCATTCCACCGCCGCCCCCCGAAGACCCACATCTCCCCGCCGTCGGTCGCCGGCACGAACGCGGCCGCGTGAT is a window of Chlamydiota bacterium DNA encoding:
- a CDS encoding phosphoenolpyruvate carboxykinase (GTP), whose translation is MSFDRKIDSTLRAKLGAADYNRLAAISNTRLHRFVADAIALCDPETVVVPDDSSASLAQTRRRAVEAGEETPLAVDGHTVHFDGMQDQGRDREATRYLVPPGDVLSPSLKQIGREEGLAEVNDLLRGAMRGRAMIVRFLSLGPSGSAFGIPCVEITDSWYVSHSLDLLYRQGYEQFKRLGAKAEFFATLHSAGRLDERMVSAEPAKKRIYIDYSTDTVYSVNTQYAGNTVGLKKLALRLAVRRADREGWLAEHMLLMGVRGPGGRKTYLAGAFPSACGKTSTAMLPGETILGDDIAYFRAIRGVCRAVNAESGIFGIIQNVTAKDDPAIWEVLTKPGEVIFSNVLVNGGTPYWLGMGREIPNEGVNYSGPWRRGTRDAAGAEIPPAHKNARYAVALRALSNCDAALDDPAGVELRGIMYGGRDAKSYVPVQQGFDWEHGIVAYGAALETETTFAIIGQEGISEINLMSIQDFVSIPLGRYVRNNLEFGKKLTRPPAVFGVNYFLRDREGRFTNGVRDKRVWVKWMELRVHGEADALRTPTGWIPCLSDLQRLFPSVTGQEYTAEAYRAQFTLRVPENLAKMDRVERFYREHVADTPPEVYRVLAGQRERLLEAQERFGDYISPEAWR